Proteins encoded by one window of Arabidopsis thaliana chromosome 2, partial sequence:
- a CDS encoding Ta11-like non-LTR retrotransposon (unknown protein; BEST Arabidopsis thaliana protein match is: unknown protein (TAIR:AT4G02000.1); Has 247 Blast hits to 243 proteins in 13 species: Archae - 0; Bacteria - 2; Metazoa - 0; Fungi - 2; Plants - 243; Viruses - 0; Other Eukaryotes - 0 (source: NCBI BLink).), with protein sequence MADELWDELQHLELGREDPALFIPHEAYAIVESRNRLSLIARPLNPRSQNLHAVISALPRAWGLTNRVHGRVLNDTFVQFIFQSEIDLLSVLRREPWLYNNWFVTAQRWEVNLTFHLLTSIELWVQMRGIPLLYVCEETALEIAHELGEIITLDFHDSTTTQIAYIRVRIRFGITDRLRFFLRIIFDSGETALISFQYERLRRICSSCFRMTHHRNSCLYRQIESLHRVTNTTAQRNVREEVFMRDENLRSSMNSQSQMSESSFPTPIDPPPRIPHPPLNPDELVAAYYPHTRATSLPNFAGPLPQVPLRRNVDERDSNIQPFSGPAFAAHSPRLVEVGESSRQGENTQNVHTVEKGDSSKRKNMGGPKFKDDARKSNEDEHMNGGILKPPKKR encoded by the coding sequence ATGGCAGACGAGTTGTGGGATGAGTTACAACACTTGGAGTTGGGAAGGGAGGATCCTGCTCTCTTTATTCCGCATGAAGCCTATGCCATTGTGGAGTCTAGGAATCGGCTTAGTCTGATAGCTAGACCTCTTAATCCTCGCTCTCAGAACCTTCACGCTGTGATCTCGGCTTTACCAAGAGCATGGGGTCTGACTAATAGAGTGCATGGCCGGGTCCTTAATGACACGTTTGTCCAGTTCATCTTTCAATCTGAGATTGATCTCTTGTCAGTACTACGAAGGGAGCCTTGGCTGTATAACAACTGGTTTGTGACAGCTCAGAGATGGGAGGTAAATCTTACGTTTCACCTGTTAACATCTATTGAATTATGGGTTCAGATGCGTGGAATTCCTCTTTTGTATGTGTGTGAGGAAACTGCTTTAGAGATAGCACATGAGTTAGGAGAGATCATCACTCTGGATTTTCATGACTCCACTACGACTCAAATAGCTTATATCCGTGTGAGAATCCGGTTTGGAATTACAGATCGCCTGAGGTTTTTCCTAAGAATCATTTTTGATTCTGGTGAGACTGCTCTGATTAGCTTTCAGTATGAAAGACTTAGGAGAATCTGTAGTAGCTGCTTCAGAATGACTCATCACAGGAACTCATGTCTTTACAGGCAGATTGAGTCTCTCCATAGGGTGACTAACACTACAGCTCAAAGGAATGTTAGAGAAGAGGTGTTCATGAGAGATGAAAATCTGAGATCTTCAATGAATTCACAATCTCAAATGTCTGAGAGTTCGTTTCCTACTCCTATTGATCCACCTCCAAGGATTCCTCATCCTCCTTTAAATCCTGATGAATTGGTGGCTGCATATTACCCTCATACAAGAGCTACCTCTTTACCAAACTTTGCAGGTCCTTTGCCTCAGGTACCTCTTAGAAGAAATGTGGATGAAAGGGATTCTAACATCCAGCCTTTCTCCGGACCTGCATTTGCAGCACACTCTCCACGTCTGGTGGAAGTAGGTGAATCATCAAGGCAAGGTGAGAATACTCAGAATGTTCACACGGTGGAAAAGGGGGATtcatcaaaaagaaagaacatggGTGGTCCCAAGTTTAAAGATGATGCAAGAAAGTCCAATGAAGATGAGCATATGAATGGAGGGATTCTGAAACCTCCAAAAAAGCGTTGA
- a CDS encoding uncharacterized protein (unknown protein; Has 30201 Blast hits to 17322 proteins in 780 species: Archae - 12; Bacteria - 1396; Metazoa - 17338; Fungi - 3422; Plants - 5037; Viruses - 0; Other Eukaryotes - 2996 (source: NCBI BLink).), whose protein sequence is MLEVERHIHHHLHRAEPPINPSTFTIEKLFLIKDFTDLQLQTPITLLCYLLLNSPIVKNRD, encoded by the coding sequence ATGTTGGAAGTGGAAAGGCACATCCACCACCATCTCCACCGAGCTGAACCACCGATCAATCCTTCGACTTTCACCATTGAAAAGCTTTTTCTAATCAAGGATTTTACCGATCTTCAGCTTCAAACTCCAATCACCTTGCTTTGCTACCTTTTGCTAAACTCTCCAATtgtaaaaaacagagattag